Part of the Dreissena polymorpha isolate Duluth1 chromosome 12, UMN_Dpol_1.0, whole genome shotgun sequence genome, TAATGGATTGCTTAAAAACACTTTTGCCTCCATCAAAGACAATGTGTATGTTGCAGACAATGCGGTTGACCTCTACATATGTACGGTCTGGTACAGCTAGCTTGGCAAACACAGAGATGTTTGTGTTTGGTCCAGTCTGAAACCAGTCAAGACGGCAGCTCTTTTGTGTGTCTGTCATCTGAAATGTACAACATGCTGGCTACACACATGTACAAAATGGGGATTTTATGTTTTTTCTTGTcaagttaaaacaacaacaagtttCCCTTTGGAACTTAACTATTCCTAGCAGGCCGAATCaagaataacaagagcaccgccttgcgggtgcagaccgctcatctattttctttttaaaggtgaagggactctcattttcaatcacaaaggagggaggagtggagtgaagaggggtgtatagtgtggggttgtggacatttattacattatcttccaaaaaaaaaaaaaaaaaaaaaatcgggggggggggggggggggggggggtttgggtgcgatggttggacggtatttcaaacataaccgttttaaaaaaaaaatgggggggggtatagtgtgagggtgtggtgataatttgtgagatgatcttaaaaaaaaaaaaaaaaaatcaaaaaaaaaaattggggggtgggggtgggggggtggggtgggggtatagtgtgagggtgtggtggtcatttgtgagatgatcttataaaaaaaaaaaaaaaaaaaaaaaaaattaggggggggaggggggagggggggaggggggggagggcacgggggatggtttgggtgaagtctattgtggtatgtcaggtaagagtagtttcatcaaagtatcaatcaaatctaatcataaataaagaagttatggcaattttagcaaaatttaataatttgaccttgagagtcaaggtcattcaaaggtcaaagtaaaattcaagttgccaggtacagtaacctcatgatagcatgtaagtatttgaagtttgaaagcaatagccttgatacttcgagtggatcgaaacacaaaatttaaccatatattaaaagttactaagtcaaaaaagggccataattccgtaacaatgacaaccagagttatgcaacttgtccttttactgtacccttatgatagtttgtgagtgttccaagtatgaaagcaatatatatgatactttaggggtaaagtggaccaaaacataaatcttaaccaaattttcaattttctaagtataaagggcccataattccgtccaaatgccagtcagagttacataactttgcctgcaccgtccccttatgatagttcataaatcttgcaagtatgaaagcaataactttgatactgtaggaataaagtggacctaaacacaaaacttaatcaaattttcaattttctaagtataaaaagggcacataattctgtcaaaatgccagtcagagttacattactttgcctgcacagtccccttatgatagttagtaagtgttgcaagtatgaaagcaatagctttgatgcttaaggaataaaatggacctaaacacaaaacttaaccaaaattgtcaattttctaagtataaaaagggcacataattctgtcaaaatgcatgccagagttatctaactttgcctgcccagtcccctcatgatagtaagtaagtgtaccaagtttgaatgcaatagcattgatacttactgagaaaagtggaactaaacgcaaaacttaaccaaaattttcaattttttaagtataaaaagggcacataattctgtcaaaatgcacgccagagttatctaactttgcctgcccagtcccctcatgatagtaagtaagtgtaccaagtttgaatgcaatagcattgatactttctgagaaaagtggacctaaacgcaaaacttaaccggacgccgacgccaacgccaacgccgacgccgacgccaaggtgatgacaatagctcataattttttttcaaaaaatagatgagctaataaaactatgttattaaacataaatattaaatttccAGGCAAATTTTTCTTTTTGAACACTGCTGAGAAACCATAAGACCaaattctgactaagtttcaatAAGATTTGAAGATGTGACTCATCTTAGTTTGAaagcttttgtttaatttttaattctaacctattttttgtatatcacatgacccagtttcaaaattGGCAGAGAAATTGGCAAGCTCCTGAAGATTGGACTGAACATGTGATTTCTAGTCACAACAAGGTTTCACTAAAATGATAAAGAAAAACTGTcccacccctggcagccatatttttcatcAAACCGGAACCACTTTCATACTCAGCTGACATGatttaagaacaaatgttctgaccaattttcatgaagattggacaatccATGTTATTTCTAGACTGCATAGAAGGTTCACAATAGCTATAAAAGGAACGGCCCAGGTACCTGGTGgtcaaattttgtttaaaagactggaaccattttcaaacttaggCCAGATATCATATGACAAAACttgtctgaccaaatttcaaaactATTGCACTaaaaatgcgacttctagagtgttaacaaggatccactatagccatttaaggaaaactagCTTTTCCCCCTGGgcgcatttttttttcaacaaaccgtcACCATTTTACAAATTGCCAAGctatcataaaaataaatgttctgacaaagtgtTATGAAGATTCCACTCAAATGTAACTTGAGTATTAAAAAAAGtgtaactatagccatatttgaaaaactgcccccccccccctggtggccatgttttttaaacaaactggaaccatatttcgaactcagctgagaaatcattcaaacaaatgttttgaccaagtttcatagagATTCTACTACATTCTTGTTTATCAAATTTTTTTATACTGATAAATTATggtttcacaaaaaataattcCTTATGATCATCTTCACATTGCAAATCGGCTatgaacattttatcaaaatcccACTAGCCGCTAAGGAGGAATTGTGTATCAAACTTCAGTATGGACAGACAAACAGTTGCAGCCCACCCAAATTCGTGGAACGATGGTTGTATTAGAAACCATGAGTTTAATATTTAAGTCATGAACACAGAGATAGGCGTGTTCCAAATCAGCCACACACAGGGATATGGTGTCAAACTGATGGAGGTGGGACTTACCTCCTTCTTGGTCCAGACATGTTGTCCCTGCTGACAGCCCTCCTGATCCAGGAAGATGGTAAAGTCAGATGTCTTCCTTTGGCAACAGGACCAGTACTTCATGCTACAacacagaaaacaaaacagtataCCTCACTGATCAGAGTAATGATGAACACTTTAGAATTAAACtgtcaacaacaaacaaacatgtgTCACATTCACTCACAGTTAAGCAAATGCAGTCACTAGTACCAGTATAGTTGTGTTTAGTTTTCAATGAAAGCTGTCCCTAAACCTATGGCCGTTTGCTTAAAACAAAACCACTTTGTTTGGATTTTTAtaagaataatataaaataaaagaacaatattattttactaaaaattaaatgtatataaaatctTAAACCTTCTTTATCtgaatgtttacattatttatactGAGGTACCATTTTCCATtgcacataaaaaaaaatcaaatataaatttatatgaaCTTTGTTGTTTCCACCTTATTCTTTGTGATAGTCTTCTTCTATCAATATCTCGTCATATCAGATAATTTCAAAATGATTACGTCAAAAGCTTAATAGAAACAACCAATGAAAAAGAAATCAAAAGCaattaagaaaatttaaaattgttttttcttaaagattagaCCTGGTGTTCATGTTTTTGGAAGCATCTTACCCAGATTCTAACTTGGCTCACATATCGTCACGATACAAACTAAGTTTCAAAAGAAAAGTATGTAAATTGCAGTCTCTAGAGCGAGAATAAGAAAAAAGTATGTTCAGGCAAAACAATACATAAGAACGCACATAGGCTTATCTCATAAGTTCACCTGGAGAGCTGTATGCTCAGATGATGAATATGAATACTAGTAACTAAAAAAGATTTTACTGGAATGGAGGTGTAACTGTATGGACAGCTGAAGACCAGCTGGAGACTTGCTATAATGAGGACCCACCCTTCATGGAAGATGGCCTGTCCAGGATGGTAGTTGCAGGTCTCTTCATTGCTCACAGCAGACTGGTATGTCTGGAGTCATACACACATGTATAGCAGTCAACACGGTCAGCAGGGGCATAGACACTTTATAGAGACAATTTACACATGTACTTGCTTCAAGTTGAAACCCTTACAGAAACTGATAAAAATGATCAACACTTTAAAGAAAGATAAATATCTTCACATTCAAATTGTAGAAAAGCAAAATTTTTAAAtgctgtaaaatcattattatttatgcaACATTAATTTTGTGTGAAGATCAATCCACAAATACGAGATCACGGAAAACAAAATATTCcaaaatgtttactttttaaaagaCGGAATTAACAAAGCACGAAAGACATTTATATCTGAGGTAATCCccacacatacatgtatcaagCATTTCTTGCACAGTCCAGATAAGGGAAAAACACTATATTAAGTACTTAGCTGACATTTggcatttcctgtaaaacgctaATGCAATAAAgctgtatcaatattattaacTTCCTTTTGGCGGATAAGTAAACATAAGTGCCATTATTCACACCCTTCAtgcccagtgttttttttcaatttttatcagCCAACATGCCACGGATAGAAGACAATAAATGCAATTATAAGTTCACGAGGTGATCAACACCtgattaaccatttgcatgctgagaaatttatcgtctgctaaaatgttgtctgctgaatttctataattagcatttcttcaaattttttacaaaaattactatcacaatagcaaacagtttggatccagatgagacgccactttctgtggcgtctcatctggatccaaactgtttgcaaaggccttaaaatttcggttcccgcattgtaagggttaaaatAGTTTCTGTGTAATAATTACAGAGAAATATATTATTTGGATTTGGGTATTTGTGACacgattatttattttacatgataTAAACAAGCTGTATTTTCAAACCTTCTTTGATTGGCGTGGATCTACCATCTAGGTAAAATTGTCAAAATCCTTTAATACATGGTAATGCTATAGTGTAGACAATCCCTTTTTGACAAGTCCtgtattttgacatttgaactcaatgTTTCATCTTAATCTGGAAGGAAGccacatgttgttttttgtgcatgacaccCTAATTAGATGAGCACCCATCCTACCAACCCCACATTACCAATACATGTAGTAACATTAACGTTCACAATTGCTGTATTTCTAGCTTGTTGGCATATACACACCCATCTCCAAGAACGCAAGATAGTTAATTAATATGGTGACATACCCCTTTGCAGCCAGTATTTGTACATGGTGTACCGATCTTCAATTGATTGCTGTCACCGTTGGAGATCCCTGAAAACACATGAAGAAGGCCTGTCACTCCTAAAGCTTATTTGAAACTAGGGGGGTAACCTGACCATCTCTATTGTTATAGGGATCGTATTAGCTATATTTGATAATATTTACTTAAATCACTTTCACATAGTGGTAAatgttaaaacaagaaaccgACGGAGacggtgatgctccccaaagtttttttttgtcacaatattgcactatatattcagataaaagaaaacgtcttgagggcacagtagttggggggacaagaatttgtttatagaaaaattcaaagggccataactctgtgaaaaatcatccgaccagaacccactgataatatgcacatcttctcttggtagtgaagcttcccataaaatttcattgaattccggtcataagttgctgagaatccggtcattagttgctgagaaatagcccggacaaaaattgtgcacggacggacggagcAGCGACTATAAGCTCCCCCCAAAatgttttgggggagcataataaatcatctaaccagaacacacaaataacatgcgcatctcctcaaggtagttaatcttcccataaagcttcTTTGAATTCCATTCAGTAGTTGCGGAGAAATAgaccggacaagaattgcactatatgtacagttaatggaaaatttcaaagggtcataactctgtgacaaatcatctgactagaaccggctgataatatgcacatctcctcttggtagtgaagcttccaatagagtttaattgaattctggtcattaactGCTGAAAATAGCCCTGacaacagggccctcaatctattaaatctgctgccgaaattcggcggcagtcccccacctgaaaagtatacttttttccccattttgggggaaaaattccctctaaaaaaaaaataataataaataaaagttttttgtttttttaatagaaagatgtgtctcatcattattatatctcaattctatttcaatttaatctttgcaaacaaactaaattatgaaaaatgcaatgaatatagtgcaaacatgaacaaatgtaataatgagagagtaagtaaaaaaatcccccaaaaagggaaacgccgcgaaaattccccctcctaagggctgcggaccccttcccccaaagtagtgtgagggcgctggacAAAAATTATGCATGGACGgatgcacggacagacgaagcggcaactatatgctacccccaaaaattttgggggagcataaaaatcagctTAATGTCTGAAAGttaataccgtaattactctaagttttcggacactctcaGTTTTCAGCCACCCtttttttaagccaaaataattatttttcatgacccTTTGTTTTCGGACATGCAGGTTATTGGCCATAATTTATGACTCttattttttggacagtatattttacataaCACATGTGGGTAGACTcacataaaacaagagctgtctccataggatgacaaatgcccctgatcaacgctttgatagaaattatgagtatttttcaaaaccttaacgcatttttcgaaacctaaatgcggaccctaagttcaacagagctacagataaggatTTACCggtagtctaaagggtatttcaccccctgatattattgttaaagaatattttactcctttgtttcagcaataaagggtatttaggaatatttagTATTTTctatttccatagaaaactgacaaagtAATAATTGCGTGTTTAttctagaaatattattatttgttatttatattattaaatgcaaacagaatgaatttaaaatgacatTATGAACGGACTTTCTTTGAAAATATCCCTCTGGAGCCGCTGGTagcttaaaacgtcccttttttgatccacaaacatgatgggccaCCTTTTTATTGcaagcttattttgattgcctttttttattacttttaattcAAAGGCTAACTTACACAAACAAGAAACCGtaggagacgggtgatgctccccaaagttgtttttttcacaatattgtactatatattcagataacaggaaacgtcttgaggggcataattttggacaaaataatacgatggatggttcagcaactgaaaaatttcaaagggccataactctcaaaataaatcatctaaccagaacccacaaataacatgcacatctcctcaaggtagttaagcttcccatacagtttcattgaattcccgtaataagttgctgagaaatagctcggacaagaattgcactatatgtacaatggaatattttaaagggccataactctgtgaaaaatcatccaacaagaaccggctaataatatgcacatctcctcttggtagtgaagcttcccataaagtttcattgaattccggtcattagttgctgagaaatagcccggacaagaattgcactatatgtacagttaatggaaaatttcaaagcgccataactctgtaaaaaatcatccgaccagaactggctgataatatgcacatctccttttggtagtgaagcttcccataaagtttcattgaattccagtcattagttgctgagaaatagcccggacaagaattgcactatatgtacagttaatggaaaatttcaaagcgccataactctgtaaaaaatcatccgaccataactggctgataataggcacatctccttttggtagtgaagcttcccataaagttttattgaattccagtcattagttgctgagaaatagccaggacaagaattgcactatatgtacaatggaaaatttcaaagggccataactctgtgaaaaatcatccgaccagaaccggctgataatatgcacatctcctcttggtagtgaagcttcccataaagtttaattgaattacggtcattaattgctgagaattagcccggacaaaaattgtgcacggacggacacacggacagacgaagcggcgactatatgctcccccaaaaattttgggagAGCATTaaaactcaactggattatttGTTAAatcggttacgcactttaatctaTTTAAAATTCATAACAAGATTGGTATTGCGTTTTGTTACATACTGAGccgatatttaattttttttctttttctgtagctctggttcaaggtcaaggtcaaaggggtcagaATTTGtgggcgtatggaaaggccttgtccatatacacatgcataccaaatatgaatttTACATCTGAtggggcatagaagttatgagcatttttcgaaacctaaacgcaaagtgtgacggacggacaatgagatcactatatgccctccttggggggcataaaaaatcagctcaatatctgaaagtgctGTGTAAAAAATCTCCTaaatcatgtaggtagactcacatagaTGAAACCAGCTCAAAATCATCTAAAAAACGCTCTggaaaatatttattattgagACAATTtctaatttcaaaacaaatacctttgcaaaaaatcaatggactggactGAAACACACACTTCAACTGTTTCTGAAAGAGTTGCGTAGGAAAACTGTGGAAAACAGAATGCCAGCCAGACATTCTGACTGCTACATGTATATTCCACACCTACCAAGAGTCACAAAAAAATACAAGCCAAGGAAACAATACATTGAAAGGTGTAAGCTATTTTATCTGGGTACCTGACTCAGTAGAGGTGATGTTCATACTCTGGAGTGCCTTCTCGAGGGCCTTCTCCAGGGAGGGGGTCACGGTGACCCGGAGGCGTGAGAGAGGCTCGTCCACTGGGGGCCGCTCCACCTCACCCACCTCCACCTTCTGCTTCATCATCCGCGGGGCATCATCTTCCATCTGCAAGCAGAACATCTCACTCATGTATCAACATTCGATTGCACTCATTGTTAACTCATGCAAATGGCCTGCTTTGCGTCATTTTGATGAAATTTAGTTATTGAGTTTTAAGGACTTTTTAAGGACAAAAGTCATTTGTTAAACTGATCATGatggtgttattgttttttattcatggattttttttatataaataaagccTATACAGAAACAACTTGactgaaactagagctttgtcacagacgtgacgtatacccccacgtgctgcattgacacagactattttgcatgcggtcttcacaaaacaagagattcTAATTTATGgggatttttaagaattattatgccattatcatttatggctatttcgacctttgaactcttgaattctttcggcACAACAtgccatccaatgactgtgatTAATAATAGTTTTTCAAGCGAAataccgtccaattatggtgaacaaatgtgccaaatgattttaaaattgcgAACCTCGTCCGCCATATTGCGTCAGCACACTGATTGCACATGCGCAGCATATATCTCATTTAATGATGACTAAACCAGTTGCGGAAtagaatctcacaatgaacaacatagttatggcccggacaagctcatttatggccatttttgacctttgaactcaaagtgtgaccttgaccttggagatatcgacgtacttcttccacgcgacacacagtccaataatggtgaacaaatgtgccaaatgattttaaaatctcacaatgaacgacagttatggcccggacaagctcatttatggccatatttgacctttgaactcaaaagtatgaccttgaccttggagatatcgacttaattctttcgggcgacacaccgtctgataatggtgaacaaatgtgcaaaatgatcacaatgaacgacatttatggcctggacaagctcatttatggccattttttatctttgaactcaaagtgtgaccttgaccttggagatatccacgtaattctttcgcgcgacacaccgtccaatgatggtgaacaaatttaccaaatgattttaaaatctca contains:
- the LOC127853746 gene encoding cysteine and histidine-rich domain-containing protein 1-like codes for the protein MELLICYNKGCGSKYDPLNNSDDACLYHPGGPVFHDALKGWSCCKKRSTDFTEFLNFPGCTRGAHSDVKPPEPEKPAKPAIDIPDTPMEDDAPRMMKQKVEVGEVERPPVDEPLSRLRVTVTPSLEKALEKALQSMNITSTESGISNGDSNQLKIGTPCTNTGCKGTYQSAVSNEETCNYHPGQAIFHEGMKYWSCCQRKTSDFTIFLDQEGCQQGQHVWTKKEMTDTQKSCRLDWFQTGPNTNISVFAKLAVPDRTYVEVNRIVCNIHIVFDGGKSVFKQSIILRNAIVPNQSEVRLLGTKVEVILRKAEAFSWPSLEYREPANLS